One Armatimonadota bacterium genomic window carries:
- a CDS encoding amidohydrolase: protein MTKAYVNGRTIFGAPLSFSVANGRFVEVTDGASPKADETVDLAAAVVLPGFVDAHCHILPTGLDLLKLDLTPHGTREEMLEAVADWHRERPDGWLLAVQYDQTRFSDSVHLTRDDIDRVVSDRPVLLRHSSGHASVANSKALEVAGVAEDVADPNGGAFVRDASGRLTGVLLERAHETVTAKAPEPTLEEMTDAVLRAGEKMAALGITCATDMMTGRWNLERELTAYKSAAEKGCAVRIRLFAQWGTVLGRRALDQGRLDELTGAMDPASCRLEGLKIFADGAIGSATAAIYGSFLTTGGDGQLIYAPDRFKDMVRTADGRGYRLAVHTIGDRSTDLVMSAYEETADARRHRVEHAMLLSDGQIARLARLDPSVTMQPEFLLRFGHAYMKQLGPERAATIKRTRSVLDAGLRLSFSSDRPIVPGDPWDGIRSAVDRPSGFDPSESVSLEEAVRMATKDGAGANGDDDQGAIVPGHRADFQVYAGNPGDSAPVSVYVSGHMTAGRP, encoded by the coding sequence ATGACGAAGGCCTACGTCAACGGTCGGACGATATTCGGAGCGCCGCTGTCGTTCAGCGTCGCCAACGGCCGGTTCGTCGAAGTCACGGACGGTGCTTCACCGAAGGCGGACGAGACGGTCGACCTCGCGGCGGCCGTGGTCCTTCCCGGATTCGTCGACGCCCACTGCCACATTCTTCCGACCGGACTGGACCTCCTCAAACTCGACTTGACCCCGCACGGGACGCGCGAAGAGATGTTGGAAGCGGTCGCCGATTGGCACCGCGAGCGGCCCGACGGTTGGCTCTTGGCCGTCCAATACGACCAGACGCGGTTCTCCGACAGCGTCCACTTGACGCGGGACGACATCGACCGAGTCGTTTCCGACAGGCCCGTGCTGTTGAGACACTCGAGCGGGCACGCGAGCGTCGCCAACTCGAAGGCCCTCGAAGTCGCAGGCGTAGCCGAAGACGTCGCCGACCCGAACGGCGGGGCGTTCGTCCGCGACGCGTCCGGTCGGTTGACCGGGGTCCTTTTGGAACGGGCCCATGAGACGGTCACGGCCAAGGCGCCCGAGCCGACGCTCGAAGAGATGACGGACGCCGTCCTCCGGGCCGGAGAGAAGATGGCCGCGCTCGGTATCACGTGCGCGACGGACATGATGACCGGACGGTGGAACTTGGAACGGGAACTCACCGCTTACAAGTCGGCTGCCGAGAAGGGTTGCGCGGTCAGGATCCGCTTGTTCGCCCAATGGGGCACCGTCTTGGGTCGGCGGGCCCTCGATCAAGGGCGCCTCGACGAGCTTACGGGAGCGATGGACCCGGCGTCGTGCCGGCTGGAGGGGCTGAAGATCTTCGCAGACGGTGCGATCGGGTCGGCGACGGCCGCCATTTACGGATCGTTCCTGACGACCGGAGGCGACGGTCAATTGATCTACGCGCCTGATAGGTTCAAGGACATGGTCCGGACGGCCGACGGCCGGGGCTACCGACTCGCCGTGCACACGATCGGCGACCGTTCGACCGACCTCGTCATGTCGGCTTACGAGGAGACCGCCGATGCGAGGCGGCACCGCGTGGAACACGCGATGCTGCTCAGCGACGGTCAGATCGCGCGGTTGGCCCGCCTGGATCCGTCCGTCACGATGCAACCTGAGTTCTTGCTCCGCTTCGGCCACGCCTACATGAAACAGCTTGGGCCCGAAAGGGCCGCGACCATCAAGCGGACGAGGTCTGTCTTGGACGCGGGCCTGCGTCTCAGTTTCAGCAGCGACCGTCCGATCGTCCCTGGAGACCCATGGGACGGTATCCGTTCCGCCGTCGACCGCCCGTCAGGGTTCGACCCCTCCGAAAGCGTGTCCCTCGAAGAAGCCGTCCGCATGGCCACCAAAGACGGTGCGGGGGCGAACGGAGACGACGATCAAGGTGCGATCGTGCCCGGTCACCGCGCCGACTTCCAAGTGTATGCCGGGAACCCTGGCGACTCGGCGCCGGTCAGCGTCTACGTCTCGGGTCACATGACCGCTGGGCGGCCCTGA
- a CDS encoding tetratricopeptide repeat protein: MLNCQQCSAPNKLNSKFCCQCGWPISEAENRAYSQDLDAKVAEAQRLFGENKLRDAMMVAESVLTGDPDNISALALKGDCLEREGDIAGALECYEHVVTLKPDSPLDRIRVAHLRRLDSAQPLTMEDKPDRRNTVFAAVATVVMLAATGSALVLANQNVKVASEPKKKEAEVVSRPFLTPAPVPTQSDKDTAAKSATRSSETGTSKAEQPESGDETERPSTGIDRGRTSNHPARGIDPVGDQLARAANDSGFQPVSPEVTVVQDNTPKTDGDPAPVAEDSGPKPSETHATARPPVIDIRPSAGSSNTNTVNGSKPHENNGNEGKTLIQVAREYFLAGEYDKAAKSYERALKLGASPASANHRLAQCYVNLNRRSEALSAYKRALAAYQSMLDQGVGDKRLVESYMAECRQFIKMLQ; encoded by the coding sequence ATGTTGAACTGCCAGCAGTGCTCGGCACCCAACAAGCTGAACAGCAAGTTTTGCTGCCAGTGCGGATGGCCCATTTCAGAGGCCGAGAACCGGGCGTATTCACAAGACCTTGACGCCAAAGTCGCGGAAGCTCAACGGCTCTTCGGCGAGAACAAGCTGAGGGACGCGATGATGGTCGCCGAATCCGTATTGACGGGCGACCCCGACAACATCTCGGCTCTGGCTCTCAAGGGCGACTGCCTCGAGCGCGAAGGCGACATCGCCGGCGCCCTTGAGTGTTACGAACACGTGGTCACGTTGAAGCCCGACTCTCCGCTCGACCGCATCCGCGTCGCCCACTTGCGGCGGCTCGATTCCGCCCAGCCCTTAACGATGGAGGACAAGCCCGACCGTCGGAACACCGTTTTCGCCGCGGTCGCTACCGTCGTGATGCTTGCGGCCACGGGGTCGGCCCTCGTCCTTGCCAACCAGAACGTCAAGGTCGCGAGCGAGCCCAAGAAGAAGGAGGCGGAAGTCGTGAGCCGGCCGTTCTTGACACCGGCGCCCGTACCGACTCAAAGCGACAAGGACACGGCGGCAAAGTCGGCGACAAGATCCTCCGAAACCGGTACGTCCAAAGCGGAACAACCTGAGAGCGGTGACGAGACCGAGCGACCGTCGACGGGTATCGACCGGGGCCGCACGAGCAACCATCCCGCTCGAGGCATCGACCCGGTCGGCGACCAACTCGCACGGGCCGCCAACGACAGCGGGTTCCAGCCCGTTTCCCCCGAAGTCACCGTCGTCCAGGACAACACTCCGAAGACCGACGGCGACCCGGCGCCCGTCGCAGAAGATTCCGGACCGAAACCGTCCGAGACCCATGCGACCGCGCGGCCGCCCGTGATCGATATCCGACCGAGCGCCGGCTCTTCCAATACGAACACCGTCAACGGATCGAAGCCGCACGAGAACAACGGCAACGAAGGCAAGACGTTGATCCAGGTCGCTAGAGAGTATTTCCTTGCCGGCGAATACGACAAAGCGGCGAAATCCTATGAACGGGCCCTCAAGCTCGGCGCAAGCCCGGCGAGCGCCAACCATCGTTTAGCCCAGTGCTACGTCAATCTCAACCGGAGGTCTGAGGCCCTCTCAGCCTATAAGAGGGCGCTGGCCGCCTACCAGTCGATGCTCGACCAAGGGGTCGGCGATAAACGGCTCGTCGAGAGCTACATGGCCGAATGCCGTCAGTTCATCAAGATGTTGCAATGA
- a CDS encoding UbiA family prenyltransferase, producing the protein MATAARGWHGFRAYLEMIKIEHSVFALPHALIGMMWASTATNGTPWPGWRTFGLVLVAMVSCRSAAMAFNRIADRDIDALNPRTKARAIPSGLLSLRTSNLYFYGSCALFFAACAGLNPLALVLSPIALGVTLLYSVTKRFTPLCHFVLGLSLGIAPAASWIAVAGRLDPGILWLTSSVLFWTAGFDVIYSLQDEKFDSDHHLRSLPQTLGKKRALVVSRICHVLAVASLAAAVMANGGGSWAWVGVGLAAVLLAYEQSLVRPDDLSKVDMAFFTLNGFVSIGLFAFVLIDVLTRLGR; encoded by the coding sequence ATGGCGACCGCGGCAAGAGGCTGGCACGGCTTCCGGGCCTATCTTGAGATGATCAAGATCGAGCACAGCGTGTTCGCTCTGCCGCACGCGCTGATCGGCATGATGTGGGCGTCGACGGCCACGAACGGGACGCCGTGGCCCGGCTGGCGGACATTCGGTCTCGTCCTGGTCGCGATGGTGTCGTGCCGGAGCGCGGCGATGGCCTTCAACCGGATCGCCGACCGCGACATCGACGCCCTCAACCCCAGAACTAAGGCCCGCGCGATCCCGTCCGGTCTTTTGAGCCTCCGGACGTCGAACCTCTACTTCTACGGAAGCTGCGCCCTGTTCTTCGCTGCGTGCGCCGGGCTCAATCCTCTGGCCCTCGTTTTGAGCCCGATCGCCTTGGGCGTCACGCTCCTTTACTCCGTGACCAAGCGCTTCACGCCCCTGTGCCACTTTGTGCTCGGGTTAAGCCTCGGCATCGCGCCGGCCGCGTCCTGGATCGCCGTCGCCGGCCGCCTTGATCCCGGCATCCTCTGGCTGACCTCGAGCGTCCTCTTTTGGACGGCGGGTTTCGACGTCATTTACAGCCTACAAGACGAAAAGTTCGACTCGGACCATCACCTCCGGAGCCTGCCACAGACTCTTGGAAAGAAGCGGGCGCTGGTCGTCAGTCGGATCTGTCACGTCCTTGCCGTCGCATCCTTGGCGGCGGCGGTCATGGCTAACGGAGGAGGCTCCTGGGCCTGGGTCGGAGTCGGGCTCGCCGCCGTGCTTCTGGCTTACGAACAGAGTCTTGTCCGTCCGGACGACCTCTCGAAAGTCGATATGGCCTTCTTCACCCTCAACGGGTTTGTGTCCATCGGCCTGTTCGCGTTCGTCCTCATCGACGTCTTGACGAGGCTGGGGCGATGA
- the fsa gene encoding fructose-6-phosphate aldolase yields MKLFLDTGDIEEVRQAADWGVIDGVTTNPTLIAKSGKGFRETVLKICELVPGGAISAEVVATDYDTMVKEALEISSWHEQIVVKVPLIEPGVRLVSTLTERGVRTNVTLVFTVSQALLAAKAGATYISNFVGRVDDISGDGMEAVAATVDMVESYGFESEVLVASVRHPQHVVQSVAARAHVATMPLSVMKQLFKHPLTDSGLQRFLDDWNKAGLSIFDPAGVA; encoded by the coding sequence ATGAAGCTGTTCCTCGATACGGGCGACATCGAAGAAGTGCGCCAAGCGGCCGACTGGGGCGTCATCGACGGCGTCACGACGAACCCGACCTTGATCGCAAAGTCGGGCAAAGGCTTCCGCGAGACGGTCCTCAAGATCTGCGAACTGGTACCGGGCGGTGCGATCAGCGCCGAAGTCGTGGCGACCGATTACGACACGATGGTCAAGGAAGCCCTAGAAATCTCGTCTTGGCACGAGCAGATCGTCGTCAAGGTGCCTTTGATCGAGCCTGGCGTCCGCTTGGTGTCGACGCTGACCGAGCGGGGCGTGCGGACGAACGTAACCTTAGTGTTCACGGTCAGCCAAGCCCTCTTGGCGGCCAAAGCCGGGGCGACGTACATCAGCAACTTCGTCGGCCGGGTCGACGACATCAGCGGCGACGGAATGGAAGCCGTGGCGGCGACGGTCGACATGGTCGAGTCTTATGGTTTCGAGAGCGAAGTCCTCGTCGCCAGCGTGAGGCACCCCCAACACGTCGTGCAGTCTGTGGCGGCGAGGGCCCACGTGGCGACCATGCCGTTGTCCGTGATGAAGCAGCTCTTCAAGCACCCTCTGACCGACAGCGGCCTTCAACGCTTCCTCGACGATTGGAACAAGGCCGGCCTCTCGATCTTCGACCCGGCAGGCGTAGCGTGA
- a CDS encoding flagellar brake domain-containing protein, with protein sequence MPDNLDILLTFLLAVTVSLALTTVVLRFRRSGRAQVLDVPIGANLKLLCPGGAYRCRVLASGPDGILVSAPLHDDRYVPLRPGEHVVGQCGVTEGLLTFHTAVVSRDGAAHTVLLAAAKAYRRSDRREEGRTTLFKGQSFRFGGSSGEIVDSSHNGIRFLTKSDPSPGELIALDLPQGLGEARGFVLDSTPAYVSGGQGRDVRVRLEDAVHGLGPQGRPAVM encoded by the coding sequence ATGCCTGACAACCTCGACATCCTCCTCACTTTCCTGCTTGCCGTCACCGTCTCCCTCGCACTGACGACGGTCGTCCTCCGCTTCCGACGATCGGGCCGGGCGCAGGTCCTCGACGTTCCCATCGGTGCCAACCTCAAGCTGCTGTGTCCTGGAGGCGCGTACCGCTGCCGCGTCCTCGCTTCCGGCCCCGACGGGATCCTGGTCAGCGCCCCGCTCCACGACGACCGTTACGTCCCCTTGCGACCTGGCGAACACGTCGTCGGTCAATGCGGCGTCACCGAAGGGCTTTTGACGTTCCACACCGCCGTCGTTTCACGAGACGGCGCCGCCCATACGGTGCTGTTGGCCGCGGCCAAAGCCTATCGTAGGTCGGACAGGCGTGAGGAAGGCCGGACGACGCTGTTCAAAGGCCAGTCCTTCCGTTTCGGAGGATCGTCGGGCGAGATCGTCGATTCGAGCCACAACGGAATCCGGTTCTTGACGAAGTCCGACCCCTCCCCCGGCGAACTGATCGCGCTCGACCTGCCCCAGGGCCTTGGCGAGGCCCGAGGATTCGTGCTCGACAGCACCCCCGCATACGTCTCGGGCGGACAGGGACGGGACGTCCGCGTCCGGCTAGAGGACGCCGTTCACGGCCTTGGCCCTCAGGGCCGCCCAGCGGTCATGTGA
- a CDS encoding acetoin utilization protein AcuC, whose product MFFHDVRAESYDFGPQHPLRPERLSRTMALLRHVAPGLEVHVPPPATRADALRVHSEAYVEAVEALGADPKARGGAAYGFGPGDNPPFTGMYEAALHYSAAAAEGARRVADGLPLACAITGGLHHARREEASGFCIFNDPAIACSILRDRFDRVAYVDIDLHHGDGVQWIFYDDPSVLTYSVHESGRTLYPGTGFVRESGAGQTKVNVPLAAGTSGDVWADAVARTLPAALEAFLPQAVVFQTGADPHVLDPLGHLEVLAQDWLDVVRLVKSFGLPTVMVGGGGYERTTVPRMWTAAVLTMSGIDFDDRLGGPDDVLDDGTGRTYRLADLAPACRFSDDVQTVDRGQGRSHAEAVVQDVLASVISRMGRP is encoded by the coding sequence GTGTTCTTCCACGACGTCCGTGCCGAATCCTATGACTTCGGGCCGCAGCACCCGTTGCGGCCGGAACGGCTGTCCCGGACGATGGCCCTGTTACGACATGTCGCGCCTGGGCTCGAAGTCCACGTCCCGCCACCCGCCACTCGGGCCGACGCTCTGAGGGTGCATTCCGAGGCGTACGTCGAGGCGGTCGAGGCACTCGGAGCCGACCCGAAAGCCCGAGGTGGAGCGGCCTATGGATTCGGGCCAGGCGACAATCCGCCCTTTACCGGCATGTACGAGGCCGCACTCCACTATTCCGCCGCCGCCGCAGAAGGCGCCCGTCGGGTCGCCGACGGCCTCCCTTTGGCCTGCGCGATCACGGGCGGGCTTCATCACGCCCGTCGGGAGGAAGCAAGCGGCTTTTGCATCTTTAACGACCCGGCCATCGCCTGTAGTATCTTGCGGGACAGGTTCGACCGGGTCGCGTATGTCGATATCGACCTTCATCACGGTGACGGCGTGCAATGGATCTTTTATGACGATCCTTCGGTCTTGACCTATTCGGTCCACGAGTCGGGACGGACGCTCTACCCGGGAACGGGATTCGTCAGAGAGTCCGGCGCAGGCCAGACGAAAGTCAACGTCCCTTTGGCCGCAGGTACGAGCGGCGACGTTTGGGCCGATGCCGTCGCTCGGACTCTTCCCGCCGCACTCGAGGCCTTCCTCCCTCAAGCCGTCGTGTTCCAGACGGGTGCCGATCCGCACGTCCTTGATCCTTTGGGCCATCTCGAAGTTTTGGCGCAGGACTGGTTGGACGTCGTCCGCCTCGTCAAATCGTTCGGACTGCCGACCGTCATGGTCGGTGGCGGCGGATACGAACGGACGACCGTGCCCCGCATGTGGACGGCGGCAGTGTTGACGATGAGCGGGATCGACTTCGATGACCGGCTTGGTGGTCCGGACGACGTGCTCGACGACGGAACCGGCCGTACGTACCGTCTGGCAGACCTAGCGCCCGCGTGCCGGTTCAGTGACGACGTCCAGACGGTCGACCGCGGTCAAGGCCGGTCTCACGCCGAAGCGGTCGTTCAGGACGTCCTGGCGTCCGTCATATCGAGGATGGGTCGTCCGTAG
- the mnmE gene encoding tRNA uridine-5-carboxymethylaminomethyl(34) synthesis GTPase MnmE — protein MRPLADTVVAPITGLNRAAVAVVRLSGPDSWKIASQVFSPWPDPTVPRMATYGRFTSGDDGFVLPFQAGASYTGEDSVEMSVHGSLASVRRLSEACCGLGARPADPGEFTYRAFLNGRIDLTQAEGVRDTVDALTEGQLRQANRLREGALRQSVDEAAALVLAVLAAVEAATDFEEETGPLDRDLALERLGSAQNVLAAASRGAVQSRLVREGITVAITGLPNAGKSSLLNKVAGTDRAIVTPVPGTTRDTVEALVEHSGLVLNLVDTAGLRDTDDPVEALGVRRSLDAVASADIVWYVYDVSAGWSQEDEEAVAPIDRPCLRVANKTDLAEAPTGPDWAVSATTGQGTQRLLDATVEQAMGEESEPGLLNKRHVPLVEAASQALVEAVVTLRTGRPHDLAAVHLQSVLRCFGEITGSVADDSLLDKLFSTFCIGK, from the coding sequence GTGCGACCGTTGGCCGATACCGTCGTCGCGCCGATTACGGGGCTGAACCGGGCGGCCGTCGCCGTCGTCCGGCTCTCGGGGCCAGATTCTTGGAAGATCGCGTCCCAAGTCTTCTCGCCATGGCCAGACCCCACCGTCCCCCGTATGGCGACCTACGGTCGCTTCACGTCCGGTGACGACGGCTTTGTCCTGCCCTTTCAAGCCGGCGCTTCGTACACGGGCGAAGACTCGGTCGAAATGTCGGTCCACGGCTCGCTTGCTTCGGTCCGCCGCCTGAGCGAGGCCTGTTGCGGGCTCGGCGCCCGTCCGGCCGATCCCGGCGAGTTCACGTACCGGGCCTTTCTGAACGGCCGGATCGATCTGACCCAAGCCGAAGGCGTCAGGGACACCGTCGACGCTTTGACGGAAGGACAACTTCGTCAGGCGAACCGTCTGCGCGAAGGGGCCTTGCGACAATCGGTCGACGAAGCCGCCGCACTCGTCCTTGCCGTTTTGGCGGCGGTGGAAGCCGCGACCGATTTCGAGGAGGAGACCGGCCCGCTCGATCGGGACTTGGCGCTCGAGCGATTGGGATCGGCGCAGAACGTCTTGGCTGCCGCTTCCCGGGGGGCGGTCCAAAGCCGCCTCGTCCGTGAGGGCATCACGGTCGCGATCACGGGCCTTCCGAACGCGGGCAAGTCCTCTCTTCTCAACAAGGTCGCGGGGACGGACCGTGCGATCGTGACGCCTGTCCCCGGCACGACGAGGGACACGGTCGAAGCGCTCGTCGAGCACTCAGGGTTGGTCTTGAACCTCGTGGACACGGCCGGGCTTCGGGACACGGACGACCCGGTCGAAGCCCTTGGCGTCCGTCGCAGCCTAGACGCGGTCGCTTCGGCCGACATCGTGTGGTACGTCTACGACGTCAGCGCGGGATGGAGCCAAGAGGACGAGGAAGCGGTGGCCCCGATCGACCGGCCGTGCCTCCGGGTCGCGAACAAGACCGACTTGGCCGAGGCCCCGACGGGCCCGGACTGGGCTGTCAGCGCGACGACGGGCCAAGGGACGCAACGCCTTCTCGACGCTACGGTCGAACAGGCGATGGGAGAGGAATCGGAGCCCGGGCTCCTGAACAAACGCCATGTCCCACTTGTAGAGGCCGCCTCGCAGGCACTGGTCGAAGCGGTTGTAACCCTCCGGACGGGCCGTCCCCACGATCTGGCGGCCGTGCATCTACAAAGCGTCCTCCGGTGCTTCGGAGAGATCACGGGGAGCGTCGCCGACGATTCGCTCCTCGATAAGCTCTTCTCGACGTTTTGCATCGGAAAATAG